From a single Collimonas pratensis genomic region:
- a CDS encoding cysteine-rich CWC family protein: protein MAQCPICQQAFFCGAGQHPVQPCWCSRLPPLANASLAASALCYCPACLERLLQEQATAARQAAPE, encoded by the coding sequence ATGGCGCAATGCCCGATCTGTCAGCAAGCGTTTTTCTGCGGCGCCGGCCAGCATCCGGTCCAGCCTTGCTGGTGCAGCCGCTTGCCGCCGCTGGCCAACGCCAGCCTGGCCGCCTCGGCACTATGCTATTGCCCGGCCTGCCTGGAGCGCCTGCTGCAGGAACAAGCCACGGCCGCCCGCCAGGCAGCACCTGAATGA
- a CDS encoding SPOR domain-containing protein, with the protein MLKLIFWLLLLANAALFAMQKGYLGALYSDGREPARIGKQLQADKIKLVASDAAPAATAAASASAPAPAAAGAPAAADLASVACTEIGNFSASEARRFSSQLAERTPNLKFVRREIQEVASHMVYLPSLGSKEAADKKSDEVRRLGINDFFVIQDSSALRYGISLGIFKTDEAAQKQVASLAKRGLSGAKVGTRSVSSSKVAFQLRDMGGDAKLAFDKIKTDFPAQEVRSCP; encoded by the coding sequence ATGTTGAAACTCATCTTTTGGCTGCTGTTACTGGCGAATGCCGCCCTGTTTGCCATGCAAAAAGGCTATCTGGGCGCGCTCTACAGCGACGGCCGCGAGCCGGCCCGCATCGGCAAGCAACTGCAGGCGGACAAGATCAAGCTGGTGGCCAGCGATGCCGCGCCTGCGGCCACGGCCGCGGCAAGCGCGTCCGCTCCCGCTCCCGCTGCAGCCGGCGCGCCGGCTGCAGCCGACCTGGCGTCGGTGGCCTGCACCGAGATCGGCAATTTCAGCGCTTCCGAAGCGCGCCGCTTTTCCAGCCAGCTGGCGGAGCGCACGCCGAACCTGAAGTTTGTGCGGCGGGAAATCCAGGAAGTCGCCAGCCACATGGTCTACCTGCCTTCGCTAGGCAGCAAGGAAGCGGCGGATAAGAAGTCGGATGAAGTGCGGCGCCTCGGCATCAACGACTTTTTCGTGATCCAGGATAGCAGCGCGCTGCGCTACGGCATCTCGCTCGGCATCTTCAAGACCGACGAGGCGGCGCAGAAGCAGGTCGCCAGCCTGGCCAAGCGCGGCCTGAGCGGCGCCAAGGTCGGCACCCGCAGCGTCAGTTCCAGCAAGGTAGCGTTTCAGCTGCGCGACATGGGCGGCGACGCCAAGCTGGCGTTCGACAAGATCAAGACCGATTTTCCGGCCCAGGAAGTACGCAGCTGCCCTTGA
- a CDS encoding type III pantothenate kinase: MAMLLIDVGNTRIKWALAAAGAAPGAWLESGSAALSELSMLSERWRKLAVAQILVSNVAGEHMQERLQTMLEVVFGAAVRPGWFASPPQLAGLRNGYREPAQLGCDRFAAALGAQQLFPRETLLVATCGTATTIDAVTAEGVFSGGMILPGLGLMATSLARSTAKLPHITDHVQVDALFADNTDGAIISGCINAQVGAIERGFALLGQQAAGTALRCIVAGGSAALIAPYLSIRHETVDNLVLIGLQTAAATI; the protein is encoded by the coding sequence ATGGCCATGTTATTGATCGATGTCGGCAATACCCGCATCAAATGGGCGCTGGCGGCAGCCGGCGCGGCGCCGGGCGCCTGGCTGGAGAGCGGCTCGGCGGCGCTGTCCGAGCTGTCCATGCTGAGCGAACGCTGGCGCAAGCTGGCAGTGGCGCAGATACTGGTCTCCAATGTGGCCGGCGAACATATGCAGGAACGTCTGCAGACCATGCTGGAAGTCGTGTTCGGCGCCGCCGTGCGGCCCGGCTGGTTTGCCTCGCCGCCGCAGCTGGCGGGATTGCGCAACGGCTACCGCGAACCGGCCCAGCTCGGCTGCGACCGTTTTGCCGCGGCGCTGGGCGCGCAGCAGCTGTTTCCGCGCGAGACGCTGCTGGTGGCCACCTGTGGCACGGCGACCACCATCGACGCCGTCACCGCCGAGGGCGTCTTCAGCGGCGGCATGATCCTGCCGGGACTGGGCCTGATGGCGACCTCGCTGGCACGCAGTACCGCCAAGCTGCCGCATATCACCGACCACGTGCAGGTTGATGCGCTGTTTGCAGACAACACGGATGGCGCTATCATCAGTGGTTGCATCAACGCCCAGGTCGGGGCGATCGAACGCGGCTTTGCCTTGCTCGGACAGCAGGCGGCGGGAACGGCGCTACGCTGTATCGTGGCGGGCGGCTCGGCGGCGCTGATCGCGCCGTATCTGTCCATCCGGCATGAAACAGTTGATAATCTGGTATTGATCGGTCTACAAACTGCAGCGGCGACTATTTAA
- a CDS encoding biotin--[acetyl-CoA-carboxylase] ligase, which translates to MTAQTIAPTSSTGHLSSARIAAFAGHHAEHCQIEVVAETGSTNADLLARVAQRSLSAATLLAAETQTAGRGRAGRTWLTAPAAALTFSLAWPFAAPLHALVGLPLAVGVTIAETLADFGVAVQLKWPNDVLQGGRKLAGILIETATAPDQQVWAVIGIGINLSIPEPLQEQIGQRAASLPAPAAQDRDLLLASLLSALAQNMRQFESHGLSTFVERWNRLHAFAGQQVLILDQGKVLHEGRALGIDQIGRLMLQPDGGASPLAIMAGDISLRVKEG; encoded by the coding sequence ATGACTGCACAAACTATTGCACCAACATCATCCACGGGCCATTTGTCGTCCGCCCGCATCGCTGCCTTTGCCGGCCATCACGCCGAGCATTGCCAGATCGAGGTGGTGGCCGAGACCGGTTCCACCAATGCCGACCTATTGGCGCGGGTTGCCCAGCGCAGCCTCAGCGCGGCGACTTTGCTGGCGGCGGAAACCCAGACCGCCGGCCGCGGCCGCGCCGGCCGCACTTGGCTGACGGCGCCGGCGGCGGCGCTGACGTTTTCGCTGGCCTGGCCGTTTGCCGCGCCCTTGCACGCGCTGGTCGGCCTGCCGCTGGCGGTGGGCGTGACGATTGCCGAGACGCTCGCCGATTTCGGCGTTGCGGTGCAGCTGAAATGGCCCAACGATGTGCTGCAGGGCGGGCGCAAGCTGGCCGGTATCCTGATCGAGACCGCGACTGCGCCCGACCAGCAAGTGTGGGCGGTGATCGGCATCGGCATCAACCTCAGCATACCGGAGCCGCTGCAGGAGCAGATCGGCCAGCGTGCCGCCAGCTTGCCGGCGCCGGCCGCGCAAGACCGCGATCTGCTGCTGGCCTCGTTGCTGAGCGCGCTGGCGCAAAACATGCGGCAATTCGAAAGCCACGGTTTGTCTACCTTCGTCGAGCGCTGGAACCGGCTGCATGCGTTTGCCGGCCAGCAAGTGCTGATCCTGGACCAGGGCAAGGTGCTGCATGAAGGCCGGGCGCTTGGCATCGACCAGATCGGCCGCCTGATGCTGCAGCCAGACGGCGGCGCCAGCCCGCTGGCCATCATGGCCGGGGATATTTCATTGCGCGTGAAGGAAGGCTGA
- a CDS encoding ABC transporter ATP-binding protein: MDNTQLSTQLSIQPSSQASAQPIIEIDKLWTQFGPVVIHQDLDLRVAAGEIVGLVGGSGSGKTTLVRQILGLNRPTKGKVSVFGTDISQADVEQMYALQNRWGMLFQQGALFSALTVLDNVALPMRELRALPDKLIRDAALLKLQMAGIGPEHALKMPSDLSGGMIKRVALARALALEPELLFLDEPTAGLDPASSAAFIELIRSLHKDMSLTVVMITHDLEPLLALSTKIAVLADKHVIAYDTPERVMKVRHPFIETFFLTANRYEHDTCG; encoded by the coding sequence ATGGATAACACACAACTAAGCACGCAACTGAGCATCCAGCCAAGCAGCCAAGCGAGCGCCCAGCCGATTATCGAGATCGACAAGCTGTGGACCCAGTTCGGCCCGGTGGTGATCCACCAGGACCTCGACCTGCGCGTCGCCGCCGGTGAAATCGTCGGCCTGGTAGGCGGCTCCGGTTCCGGCAAGACCACGCTGGTGCGGCAGATCCTTGGCCTGAACCGTCCAACCAAGGGCAAGGTCAGCGTATTCGGCACCGACATCAGCCAGGCCGATGTGGAACAGATGTATGCGTTGCAAAACCGCTGGGGCATGCTGTTCCAGCAAGGCGCGCTGTTTTCCGCGCTGACGGTGCTGGACAATGTCGCGCTGCCGATGCGCGAGCTGCGCGCCCTGCCCGACAAGCTGATCCGCGACGCCGCCCTGCTCAAGCTGCAGATGGCCGGCATCGGCCCCGAACACGCGCTGAAGATGCCGTCCGACCTGTCCGGCGGCATGATCAAGCGGGTAGCACTGGCGCGCGCGCTGGCGCTGGAACCGGAGCTGCTGTTCCTGGACGAGCCGACCGCCGGCCTCGATCCGGCGTCCTCGGCGGCCTTCATCGAGCTGATCCGTTCGCTGCACAAGGACATGAGCCTGACCGTGGTGATGATCACGCACGACCTGGAACCGCTGCTGGCGCTGTCGACCAAGATCGCGGTGCTGGCGGACAAGCACGTGATCGCCTACGACACGCCGGAACGCGTCATGAAAGTACGTCATCCCTTTATCGAGACATTTTTTCTTACAGCCAACCGCTATGAACACGACACTTGCGGCTAG
- a CDS encoding MlaD family protein — protein sequence MENKAHALIAGLFTVILLIAAIIGVMWFNSDRVERVPYEIATKLSVPGLNPQADVRYRGLDAGKVDAITFDPKFPGQILIKIKINPDTPVTQSTFATLGYQGVTGIAYIQLDDDGSKPVKLASSKQHLARIELRPSLFDNLQSKGAIILSRADEMINKLNDLLDPANQKTMVKAFSDVSDTANAYRDIPQKLEPTIRQLPALTGELNQALASVTALSNNMSVLSKNLNSLTASLQGPDGAVTNLTGAVQNIGSVASGVEYDTLPRFNTLTNEARSSMRTLNQTLDHFNQQPQSILFGSKALPPGPGEAGFVAPSK from the coding sequence ATGGAAAACAAAGCACATGCCCTGATTGCCGGCCTGTTCACCGTGATCTTGCTGATCGCGGCGATCATCGGCGTCATGTGGTTCAACAGCGACCGCGTCGAGCGGGTGCCGTATGAAATCGCCACCAAGCTGTCGGTGCCCGGCCTCAATCCGCAGGCCGATGTCCGCTATCGCGGGCTGGATGCCGGCAAGGTCGATGCGATCACCTTCGATCCCAAGTTTCCCGGCCAGATCCTGATCAAGATCAAGATCAATCCGGACACGCCGGTGACGCAGTCCACCTTCGCCACCCTGGGTTACCAGGGCGTCACCGGCATCGCCTATATCCAGCTGGACGACGACGGCAGCAAGCCGGTCAAGCTGGCCAGCAGCAAGCAGCATCTGGCCCGCATCGAGCTGCGCCCCAGCCTGTTCGACAACCTTCAGAGCAAGGGTGCGATCATCCTGTCGCGCGCCGACGAGATGATCAACAAGCTCAACGACCTGCTCGATCCGGCCAACCAGAAAACCATGGTGAAAGCCTTCAGCGACGTCAGCGATACCGCCAACGCCTACCGCGACATCCCGCAAAAACTGGAGCCGACCATACGCCAGCTGCCGGCCCTGACCGGTGAACTGAACCAGGCGCTGGCTTCGGTGACCGCGCTGTCGAACAACATGAGCGTGCTCAGCAAGAACCTCAACAGCCTGACCGCCAGTCTGCAGGGACCGGACGGCGCCGTCACCAACCTGACGGGCGCGGTGCAGAATATCGGCTCGGTGGCCAGCGGCGTCGAGTACGATACGCTGCCGCGCTTCAATACCCTGACCAATGAAGCGCGCAGCTCGATGCGCACACTGAACCAGACCCTGGATCACTTCAACCAGCAGCCGCAAAGTATCCTGTTCGGCAGCAAGGCGCTGCCACCGGGTCCGGGCGAAGCGGGCTTTGTCGCACCAAGCAAATAA
- a CDS encoding ABC-type transport auxiliary lipoprotein family protein, which yields MSAILKTLSSFLAIALISGCASKVDAPTQYDLGPLPAAAASAAPALAAVSVADVNSPAWLDNSMIFFRLAYANEQQPRPYASSRWTMPPAQLFQQRLKARLAQNGSAVLAMSDAALNVPLLRIDMDDFTQTFDTPSHSVATLQVRASLFNGRLLLAQKSFSGRADAPSADAAGAARAFVGANDAVIGDMMAWLATVAPKK from the coding sequence ATGAGCGCTATCCTGAAAACCCTGTCGTCTTTTCTTGCGATTGCCCTGATCAGCGGGTGCGCCAGCAAGGTCGACGCCCCGACCCAGTACGATCTCGGCCCGCTGCCGGCCGCCGCCGCATCCGCCGCGCCGGCCCTGGCCGCCGTCAGCGTGGCCGACGTCAATTCCCCTGCCTGGCTGGACAACAGCATGATCTTCTTCCGCCTGGCCTATGCCAATGAACAGCAGCCGCGCCCCTACGCCAGCAGCCGCTGGACCATGCCGCCGGCGCAGTTGTTCCAGCAGCGCCTGAAAGCGCGCCTGGCGCAGAACGGCAGCGCGGTGCTGGCGATGTCGGATGCGGCCCTCAACGTGCCGCTGTTGCGCATCGACATGGACGACTTCACGCAAACCTTCGATACGCCCTCGCACAGCGTAGCGACCTTGCAGGTGCGCGCTTCGCTGTTCAACGGCCGCCTGCTGCTGGCGCAAAAGAGCTTCAGCGGCCGCGCCGATGCGCCTAGCGCCGATGCCGCCGGCGCGGCGCGCGCTTTCGTCGGCGCCAACGATGCCGTGATCGGCGACATGATGGCTTGGCTGGCGACGGTGGCGCCGAAAAAATAA
- a CDS encoding VanZ family protein has protein sequence MSQNPVPETAAPRSLAASSFARVSLLIYLLLIIYASWYPFAGWRDLGLTPFAYLSAPFPHYWTVFDVWTNVAGYLPLGMLMVLSLPRWRRWSPYWAVLLATIAGVLVSSSMEAVQTFLPTRVASNLDLITNSVGALLGAMLGVVLRPRFGPDSRLLQLRERWFNREASQGMVVVALWPLAQIYPLSHLFGFGQVTSMLSSWLSDLTEQPVDLQGWITNDFQFSADQYWLTETIITACGLTGAALTFLILLRQQAPKLPLSLLLVFLTLMSKTLATALLFAPDNALVWLTPGSFGGLLIGGLMLSGLAYAPQLAQRRLAALTLIIALLLVNVMPDNPYYVETVQTWTQGKFLNFNGVAQFLAMLWPFCTLWFLFHPMHRRRAGKQQRDSR, from the coding sequence ATGTCGCAGAATCCCGTACCAGAAACCGCAGCGCCGCGCTCTTTGGCGGCATCGTCGTTTGCCCGCGTCAGCCTGCTGATCTACCTGCTGCTGATCATCTATGCCAGCTGGTATCCGTTCGCCGGCTGGCGCGATCTCGGCTTGACCCCGTTCGCCTACCTGAGCGCGCCATTTCCACACTACTGGACCGTATTCGATGTCTGGACCAATGTCGCCGGCTATCTGCCGCTAGGCATGCTGATGGTCTTGTCCCTGCCGCGCTGGCGCCGCTGGTCGCCTTACTGGGCGGTGCTGCTCGCCACCATCGCCGGGGTGCTGGTCTCCAGCAGCATGGAAGCGGTGCAGACCTTCCTGCCGACCCGGGTCGCCTCCAACCTGGACCTGATCACCAACAGCGTCGGCGCCCTGCTGGGGGCGATGCTGGGCGTCGTCCTGCGGCCGCGCTTCGGGCCGGACAGCCGCCTGTTGCAGCTGCGCGAACGCTGGTTCAACCGCGAAGCCAGCCAAGGCATGGTAGTGGTGGCCTTGTGGCCGCTGGCGCAAATCTATCCGCTCAGCCATCTGTTCGGCTTCGGCCAGGTCACTTCGATGCTGTCCTCCTGGCTGTCCGACCTGACGGAGCAGCCGGTCGACTTGCAAGGCTGGATCACCAACGATTTCCAGTTCAGCGCCGACCAGTACTGGCTGACCGAAACCATCATCACCGCCTGCGGCCTGACCGGCGCCGCCCTGACCTTCCTGATCCTGCTGCGCCAGCAGGCGCCCAAGCTGCCGCTCAGCCTGCTGCTGGTGTTCCTGACGCTGATGAGCAAGACGCTGGCGACAGCGTTGCTGTTTGCCCCAGATAACGCCCTGGTCTGGCTCACCCCCGGCTCCTTCGGCGGTTTGCTGATCGGCGGCCTCATGCTGAGCGGCCTGGCCTATGCACCGCAACTTGCGCAACGGCGGCTGGCAGCGCTGACCCTGATCATCGCGCTGCTGCTGGTGAACGTCATGCCGGACAACCCGTATTACGTCGAAACAGTGCAGACCTGGACCCAGGGAAAATTCCTCAACTTTAACGGCGTCGCCCAGTTCCTCGCCATGCTGTGGCCGTTCTGCACACTGTGGTTCCTGTTCCACCCGATGCACAGGCGGCGCGCCGGCAAGCAGCAGCGCGATTCCAGGTAG
- a CDS encoding (2Fe-2S) ferredoxin domain-containing protein yields MSDKPFYEHHVFFCLNQRAPGERVCCANSGAQAAQEHAKKRIKQLGLAGDGKVRINKAGCLERCEEGPALVIYPQGTWYTYVDNEDIDEIIDVHIVGGKIVERLKI; encoded by the coding sequence ATGAGCGACAAACCATTCTACGAACATCACGTCTTCTTCTGCCTCAACCAGCGCGCCCCCGGCGAGCGGGTCTGCTGCGCCAACAGCGGCGCCCAGGCGGCACAGGAACACGCCAAGAAACGCATCAAGCAACTCGGCCTGGCCGGCGATGGCAAGGTGCGTATCAACAAGGCCGGCTGCCTTGAGCGCTGCGAAGAAGGCCCGGCGCTGGTGATCTATCCGCAAGGCACCTGGTATACCTATGTCGACAATGAAGACATCGACGAAATCATTGATGTCCACATTGTCGGCGGCAAGATTGTCGAACGGCTCAAAATTTAA
- a CDS encoding alpha/beta hydrolase produces the protein MNAQTLPFFIVGASGQLECALDLPDAETFPAPRGLALVAHPHPLFGGTMDNKVVHTLARGFLALGYVTVRMNFRGVGQSEGVHDEGRGETDDMALLLAHMRQQYPELPLALGGFSFGTFVQSQLQQRLIDAGTPAERLVLVGTAAGKWPLPTVPANSILIHGELDETIPLTAVFEWARPQDIPVIVIPGADHFFHRRLQHIKNLMVEMWHR, from the coding sequence ATGAACGCTCAAACTCTCCCCTTCTTCATCGTCGGCGCCTCCGGCCAGCTTGAATGTGCACTCGACCTGCCTGACGCAGAAACCTTTCCGGCGCCGCGCGGCCTGGCGCTGGTAGCACACCCGCATCCGCTGTTCGGCGGCACCATGGACAACAAGGTAGTGCATACGCTGGCGCGCGGCTTCCTGGCGCTGGGCTATGTCACGGTACGCATGAATTTCCGCGGCGTCGGCCAATCCGAAGGAGTGCACGACGAAGGCCGCGGCGAGACCGACGACATGGCGCTGCTGCTGGCCCACATGCGCCAGCAGTATCCGGAACTGCCGCTGGCGCTCGGCGGCTTTTCTTTCGGCACCTTCGTGCAGTCGCAACTGCAGCAGCGGCTGATCGATGCCGGCACGCCGGCCGAGCGGCTGGTGCTGGTCGGCACCGCGGCCGGCAAGTGGCCTTTGCCGACGGTGCCGGCCAACAGCATCCTGATCCACGGCGAGCTGGACGAGACCATTCCACTGACCGCCGTTTTCGAATGGGCGCGCCCGCAAGACATCCCGGTGATCGTGATTCCCGGCGCCGATCATTTTTTTCACCGGCGCCTGCAACATATCAAGAATCTCATGGTCGAAATGTGGCATCGCTAA
- a CDS encoding D-alanyl-D-alanine carboxypeptidase family protein has product MKKIFAALAATVLSVSVAFAQTLPSPTVAAKSWLLLDTTSNQVIASQDPDMRIEPASLAKIMTAYVVFDALKDKKISLDQMVTVSVRAWKVDPSSSKMFIDPATPVSINDLLYGLMVVSGNDAAVALAEAVAGTEDSFVALMNHEAERMGMKNTHFGNPHGLPSADTYSTARDLSTLAAHVITDFPEFYKIDSTKKYTYNKITQPNRNRLLWSDPTVDGMKTGHTSSAGYSIIASAKRPNAGGDRRLLAVVIGTNSDGTRTQEAQKLLNWGYQNFDAVKLYAKDTAIDTPQVWKGAKNLVKIGFTHDVYVTVPKGIADKIKPVLERTDPLIAPIQQNAKVGTVKVNADGKTIAEFPVVALESVGQATIFGRAWDSIRLMFK; this is encoded by the coding sequence ATGAAAAAAATATTCGCGGCGCTTGCTGCAACTGTCCTCTCCGTATCCGTCGCCTTTGCCCAGACCCTGCCGTCGCCGACCGTGGCAGCCAAATCATGGCTGCTGCTGGACACCACCAGCAATCAGGTGATCGCTTCGCAAGATCCTGACATGCGCATCGAACCGGCTTCGCTGGCCAAGATCATGACCGCCTATGTGGTCTTCGACGCCCTCAAGGACAAGAAGATCAGCCTTGACCAGATGGTGACCGTGTCGGTACGCGCCTGGAAGGTCGATCCAAGCAGCTCGAAAATGTTTATCGATCCAGCGACCCCGGTATCGATCAATGACCTGCTGTACGGCTTGATGGTGGTATCGGGTAACGACGCCGCGGTAGCATTGGCCGAAGCGGTGGCCGGCACGGAAGACTCGTTCGTCGCGCTGATGAACCATGAAGCCGAGCGCATGGGCATGAAAAACACCCATTTCGGTAATCCGCACGGCCTGCCTAGCGCCGACACCTACTCCACCGCACGTGATCTCTCCACGCTGGCGGCGCACGTGATCACTGACTTCCCCGAGTTCTACAAGATCGACTCGACCAAGAAGTACACCTACAACAAGATCACCCAGCCTAACCGCAACCGCCTGCTGTGGAGCGATCCGACCGTGGACGGCATGAAGACCGGCCACACCAGCAGCGCCGGCTACTCCATCATCGCCAGCGCCAAGCGTCCGAACGCCGGCGGCGATCGTCGCCTGCTCGCGGTCGTGATCGGCACCAACTCCGACGGCACCCGCACCCAGGAAGCGCAAAAGCTGCTGAACTGGGGTTACCAGAACTTTGACGCCGTCAAGCTGTACGCCAAGGACACGGCCATCGACACTCCGCAAGTCTGGAAAGGCGCCAAGAACCTGGTCAAGATCGGCTTCACGCACGACGTCTACGTCACCGTACCAAAGGGCATCGCTGACAAGATCAAGCCAGTGCTGGAACGCACCGACCCGCTGATCGCACCGATCCAGCAGAACGCCAAGGTTGGCACGGTCAAGGTCAACGCCGACGGCAAGACGATTGCCGAATTCCCGGTCGTGGCGCTGGAAAGCGTCGGCCAGGCCACCATCTTCGGCCGCGCCTGGGATTCGATCCGCTTGATGTTCAAGTAA
- a CDS encoding 5'-methylthioadenosine/S-adenosylhomocysteine nucleosidase — translation MPVSKPLFKTLRRSASALLLGAALSSAAAAAPAADKHCLSDCKPRIGIVSAFGAEADILLEQTQKKRDWKINGNRFTTGELRGNPVVIVLSGVSVVNATMVTQLMMDHFHVERLLMSGIAGGVNPDNHVGDVIVPESWVMPMEVYWNGDGSLPAPCGTAGDVGCLGVRLATENGKPRPDFKIATPQGPVSSGLFMRENFVMNAGNAPQGEFRFDFQVDAEMLALARTLKPALAKCGPKNPALCVSVQPELRVGGRGVSGSAFLANPGYRAYLYENLQAQVVDMETAAFAQVAYANRVPFIAFRSLSDLAGGNDFKDVGAFFGSGLAETNEASVTLAFLEAWNHRHKR, via the coding sequence TTGCCTGTCTCCAAGCCCCTATTTAAAACCCTGCGCCGCAGCGCATCCGCTTTGTTGCTTGGCGCGGCACTGAGCAGCGCTGCGGCCGCCGCGCCAGCAGCCGACAAGCATTGCCTGAGCGACTGCAAGCCGCGCATCGGCATCGTCTCTGCCTTTGGCGCCGAGGCCGATATCCTGCTGGAACAGACGCAGAAAAAGCGCGACTGGAAAATCAACGGCAACCGCTTCACTACCGGCGAACTGCGCGGCAATCCGGTGGTGATCGTGCTGAGCGGCGTCAGTGTGGTGAACGCCACCATGGTGACGCAGCTGATGATGGATCATTTCCATGTCGAGCGCTTGCTGATGAGTGGCATCGCCGGCGGCGTCAATCCGGATAACCATGTCGGCGACGTGATCGTGCCGGAAAGCTGGGTGATGCCGATGGAAGTCTACTGGAATGGCGACGGCAGTCTGCCGGCGCCGTGCGGCACGGCCGGCGATGTCGGCTGCCTGGGCGTCAGGCTGGCGACGGAAAACGGCAAGCCGCGTCCGGATTTCAAGATCGCTACGCCGCAGGGGCCGGTCAGCAGCGGTCTCTTCATGCGCGAGAATTTCGTGATGAATGCCGGCAATGCGCCGCAAGGCGAGTTCCGTTTTGACTTCCAGGTCGATGCCGAGATGCTGGCGCTGGCGCGCACCCTGAAACCGGCGCTGGCCAAGTGCGGTCCCAAGAACCCGGCATTGTGCGTCAGCGTCCAGCCTGAGCTGCGGGTCGGCGGCCGCGGCGTCTCGGGCAGCGCGTTCCTGGCCAATCCGGGCTACCGTGCTTATCTCTATGAAAACCTGCAGGCGCAAGTGGTGGATATGGAAACCGCCGCTTTCGCCCAGGTAGCGTACGCCAACCGCGTGCCTTTCATTGCCTTCCGCAGCCTGTCGGACTTGGCCGGCGGCAACGACTTCAAGGATGTCGGTGCTTTCTTCGGCAGCGGCCTGGCGGAGACCAACGAAGCCAGCGTGACGCTGGCTTTCCTGGAGGCCTGGAACCATCGACACAAGCGCTGA
- a CDS encoding CcdC protein domain-containing protein — protein sequence MAIPAHPSLVVYLGIAALVVWRLYSRVRRMVGRQKMSDRRTWIRIVFFSVLIAMLLLGSAVHPMHAAALLGGTAAGAALGWYGIRLTRFEQTPEGLFYTPSLHLGIALSALFIGRLVYRGVLLYSASGTAPNTFSPAEFSGSPLTLLIFGILAGYYVAYAVGLLLWRRRVVPFGPEIPQ from the coding sequence ATGGCGATTCCTGCTCATCCTTCCCTGGTGGTTTATCTAGGCATTGCCGCGCTGGTGGTCTGGCGGCTGTATTCGCGCGTCCGGCGCATGGTCGGACGGCAGAAAATGTCGGATCGGCGTACCTGGATCCGCATCGTGTTTTTCAGCGTCCTGATCGCGATGCTGTTGCTTGGCTCTGCCGTGCATCCCATGCATGCGGCGGCGCTGCTGGGCGGGACGGCGGCTGGCGCGGCCCTGGGCTGGTATGGCATCCGGCTGACCCGGTTTGAGCAGACGCCGGAGGGGCTGTTTTACACTCCAAGCCTGCATCTGGGGATCGCGCTGTCGGCGCTGTTCATCGGCCGCCTGGTGTATCGCGGTGTGCTGCTTTACTCAGCATCGGGCACGGCGCCGAATACCTTTTCACCGGCTGAATTTTCCGGCAGCCCGCTGACTTTGCTGATCTTCGGTATCCTGGCCGGCTACTACGTCGCCTACGCGGTCGGCTTGCTGTTGTGGCGCCGCCGGGTTGTACCCTTCGGCCCGGAAATCCCTCAATAG
- a CDS encoding transglutaminase-like domain-containing protein translates to MLSPASNQNPYLAVSTHIDGDHPQVAAQAAVLAAGCASEEEVVKACFEFVRDAIQHSWDFKRDPVTCRASDVLIHGTGYCYAKSHLLAALLRCNGIPTGLCYQRLSVGMEGPPFYLHGLNAVYLKNHGWYRIDARGNKPGVDAQFTPPLERLAFPVLAEQERDLPEIWAEPLPQVVHALLAYSSVREVAENLPDIELISAHPLN, encoded by the coding sequence TTGCTTTCTCCTGCCTCGAATCAAAATCCGTATCTTGCCGTCAGCACCCACATCGACGGCGACCACCCACAGGTAGCCGCCCAGGCAGCAGTGCTGGCGGCCGGCTGCGCCAGCGAAGAGGAGGTGGTCAAAGCCTGCTTCGAGTTCGTCCGCGACGCCATCCAGCACAGCTGGGATTTCAAGCGCGATCCTGTCACTTGCCGCGCATCCGATGTGCTGATTCATGGAACGGGTTATTGCTATGCCAAGAGCCATTTGCTGGCGGCGCTGTTGCGCTGCAATGGCATTCCAACCGGCTTGTGCTACCAGCGCCTGTCGGTGGGTATGGAAGGACCGCCGTTTTACCTGCACGGATTGAACGCGGTCTACCTGAAGAACCATGGCTGGTATCGCATCGATGCGCGCGGCAACAAGCCGGGTGTGGATGCGCAGTTCACGCCGCCGCTGGAACGGCTGGCGTTTCCGGTGCTGGCGGAACAGGAAAGGGATTTGCCGGAAATCTGGGCGGAACCCTTGCCACAGGTGGTGCATGCATTATTGGCGTATTCTTCTGTGCGGGAAGTCGCTGAAAACCTTCCCGACATTGAATTGATCTCAGCTCATCCGCTGAATTGA